In Actinoplanes sp. NBC_00393, a single genomic region encodes these proteins:
- a CDS encoding PDR/VanB family oxidoreductase, whose protein sequence is MDLITMQLRIDRRSAIAEGVVALDLRRPEGGALPSWAPGAHIDLRFNPSLVRPYSLCGDPADRSVWRLAVQLEPDGRGGSIHAHQLAEGDLVQVSGPRNNFALEPAPRYLFLAGGIGITPLLPMLAAASDWQLHYGGRTLPFRDELTARYGAQVTIHPGLLDLDRILDDLSPGTLVYCCGPSSLLDAVSARCPAEMLRLERFDPVPLAPSAERRFEVELVRTGVTVTVPPDRTILQMADEAGAPVSFSCREGTCGTCETPVLDGEVDHRDSLLTPAERAAHDTMFICVSRAAGARLVLDL, encoded by the coding sequence GTGGACTTGATCACCATGCAGCTGCGGATCGACCGGCGTTCGGCCATCGCGGAGGGTGTGGTCGCGCTCGACCTGCGCCGCCCCGAGGGTGGCGCGCTTCCCTCCTGGGCGCCGGGTGCGCACATAGATCTGCGCTTCAACCCCTCTCTGGTACGCCCATACTCGCTCTGCGGCGACCCGGCCGACCGCTCGGTGTGGCGCCTGGCCGTGCAACTCGAACCGGACGGCCGTGGCGGCTCGATACACGCCCACCAGCTCGCCGAGGGCGACCTGGTGCAGGTCAGCGGCCCGCGGAACAACTTCGCCCTCGAGCCCGCGCCGCGCTACCTGTTCCTGGCCGGCGGCATCGGCATCACCCCGCTGCTGCCCATGCTCGCCGCCGCCTCCGACTGGCAGCTGCACTACGGCGGCCGCACACTGCCTTTCCGGGACGAGCTGACCGCACGGTACGGCGCACAGGTCACCATTCATCCCGGCCTGCTCGACCTGGACCGGATCCTCGACGACCTGTCACCCGGCACCCTGGTCTACTGCTGCGGCCCGTCGTCCCTGCTCGACGCGGTGTCCGCCCGCTGCCCCGCCGAGATGCTGCGGCTGGAACGCTTCGACCCGGTCCCACTCGCGCCGTCCGCCGAGCGCAGGTTCGAGGTCGAACTGGTCCGCACCGGCGTGACCGTCACCGTCCCGCCGGACCGCACGATCCTGCAGATGGCCGACGAGGCCGGCGCCCCGGTCTCGTTCTCCTGCCGGGAGGGCACCTGTGGCACCTGCGAGACCCCGGTCCTCGACGGCGAGGTCGACCACCGCGACAGCCTGCTGACCCCCGCCGAGCGGGCCGCCCACGACACCATGTTCATCTGCGTCTCCCGCGCCGCCGGCGCTCGCCTCGTGCTCGACCTGTGA
- a CDS encoding DUF6401 family natural product biosynthesis protein, which yields MTTENIALAPIAAVAAAALPAADHLDEMMARVGVDGLVAAYASPALLARIDQHAAEVREALTDAGRAIDAEGLSAYARSIAAGAVRMGRSVPQPGAAPQTPAEWLTADWHLLRLLAVCQIAEAADLL from the coding sequence ATGACGACCGAGAACATCGCCCTCGCCCCGATCGCCGCCGTTGCCGCCGCCGCTCTGCCGGCCGCCGACCACCTCGACGAGATGATGGCCCGGGTCGGTGTCGACGGTCTCGTCGCCGCCTACGCTTCGCCGGCCCTGCTGGCCCGGATCGACCAGCACGCGGCTGAGGTACGTGAGGCGCTGACCGACGCGGGCCGCGCCATCGACGCCGAGGGCCTGTCCGCGTACGCCCGCTCGATCGCCGCCGGCGCGGTCCGGATGGGCCGCTCGGTGCCGCAGCCCGGCGCGGCCCCGCAGACCCCCGCCGAGTGGCTCACCGCCGACTGGCACCTGCTCCGCCTGCTCGCCGTCTGCCAGATCGCCGAGGCCGCCGACCTCCTCTGA
- a CDS encoding BTAD domain-containing putative transcriptional regulator, with protein sequence MVRLELLGGFRVTYGDAAVPDELWTRRKTAALVKLLCLAPRHRLRRDRLAALLWPGVTPRAAAANLRKTVHLVRRMYAGRYDVLPIESIGDMIGLPAERIWVDVVEFRAGIARARRSQSPHDYASAVSLYRGGLLPGEDDDWLEPHRADLHRDHVAALEEYAGLLEATGQLAEAARVSRLLVADPSAQVRLLRALTLDGRREEAVRAYRAMAAPGPETRKLHVEVRVRHLPRLSALLWEQIGDARMAAGDNRGALSAYRSGLELPAPAPEVARRHRAAAAACLGEGDAEQAERHLRLAEELTTDPAEQARIVGLRAEQAGLRGDIDTALALADVARAHAGMYGTADDACRAEEAMVLVSELRGEWRAGLGAELSRSGPALDAGVFGRAFDRHQCIGLRRLHAGEDVEEFARQILAETKSVRAQAFAWCLLGESLLLRGRFDEAAGCLDESTDLHAHLADEGSAAAAVAWQRLGELAVCRRRFDEVGPTLRQASAVAARAPAPRHVWTRIHATAAFARVELGEPEIAVRSVRAAAAAAARHGDCPSCGALLHPVAAEAYAALGDAEQSCAHALAAAESAARFDGPVWQAMAAAAAAGAALSTGDSAAAEERFRTAADFYEAAGYVYWAGHARRHAAAGIPGLAI encoded by the coding sequence GTGGTTCGGCTGGAGCTGCTGGGCGGCTTCCGGGTGACGTACGGCGACGCCGCCGTCCCCGACGAGTTGTGGACCCGCCGCAAGACCGCCGCCCTCGTCAAACTCCTCTGCCTGGCACCGCGCCACCGCCTGCGCCGGGACCGTCTCGCCGCCCTGCTCTGGCCGGGCGTCACCCCGCGGGCCGCGGCCGCCAACCTCCGCAAGACCGTGCACCTGGTCCGCCGGATGTACGCGGGACGCTACGACGTCCTGCCCATCGAGTCGATCGGCGACATGATCGGTCTGCCGGCCGAGCGGATCTGGGTCGACGTGGTGGAGTTCCGGGCCGGCATCGCGCGGGCCCGCCGGTCGCAATCCCCGCACGACTACGCGTCGGCCGTCTCGCTGTATCGCGGTGGGCTGCTGCCGGGCGAGGACGACGACTGGCTTGAGCCGCACCGCGCCGACCTGCACCGGGACCACGTTGCAGCGCTGGAGGAGTACGCGGGACTGCTGGAGGCCACCGGCCAGCTCGCCGAGGCCGCGCGGGTGTCCCGGCTGCTGGTCGCCGACCCGTCGGCGCAGGTCCGGCTCCTGCGGGCGCTCACGCTGGACGGGCGGCGGGAGGAGGCGGTGCGGGCGTACCGGGCGATGGCCGCGCCGGGGCCGGAGACGCGGAAGCTGCACGTCGAAGTGCGGGTCCGGCATCTGCCGCGGCTGTCGGCGCTGCTCTGGGAGCAGATCGGCGACGCGCGGATGGCGGCCGGGGACAACCGGGGTGCGCTCTCGGCGTACCGATCCGGGCTGGAACTTCCCGCTCCCGCGCCGGAGGTGGCCCGCCGGCATCGCGCCGCGGCGGCCGCGTGCCTGGGCGAAGGCGACGCCGAGCAGGCCGAACGCCACCTGCGTCTGGCCGAGGAGCTCACCACCGACCCGGCCGAGCAGGCCCGGATCGTCGGCCTGCGCGCGGAACAGGCCGGGCTGCGCGGCGACATCGACACCGCGCTGGCCCTGGCCGACGTCGCCCGCGCGCACGCGGGCATGTACGGCACGGCCGACGACGCCTGCCGCGCCGAGGAGGCGATGGTGCTGGTCAGCGAGCTGCGCGGTGAGTGGCGTGCAGGCCTCGGCGCCGAGCTGAGCCGCTCCGGTCCGGCGCTGGACGCGGGCGTCTTCGGCCGGGCCTTCGACCGTCACCAGTGCATCGGCCTGCGCCGTCTGCATGCCGGGGAGGACGTCGAGGAGTTCGCACGGCAGATCCTCGCCGAGACCAAGTCGGTGCGGGCGCAGGCGTTCGCCTGGTGCCTGCTCGGCGAGTCGCTGCTGCTGCGCGGGCGTTTCGACGAGGCGGCCGGTTGTCTGGACGAGAGCACGGACCTGCACGCCCATCTCGCCGACGAGGGTTCCGCCGCCGCGGCGGTGGCATGGCAGCGTCTGGGGGAACTCGCGGTGTGCCGGCGACGGTTCGACGAGGTCGGGCCGACGCTGCGGCAGGCGTCGGCGGTCGCCGCCCGCGCGCCGGCGCCGCGGCACGTGTGGACGCGGATCCACGCCACCGCGGCGTTCGCCCGGGTCGAGCTGGGCGAGCCGGAGATCGCAGTCCGATCGGTACGCGCGGCGGCCGCCGCCGCTGCCCGGCACGGGGACTGCCCGTCCTGCGGGGCGTTGCTGCATCCGGTGGCTGCGGAAGCGTACGCGGCTCTGGGCGATGCCGAGCAGTCCTGCGCGCACGCGTTGGCGGCGGCGGAATCGGCAGCCCGGTTCGACGGCCCGGTGTGGCAGGCGATGGCCGCGGCCGCGGCCGCAGGCGCGGCACTGTCCACGGGCGACAGCGCGGCGGCCGAGGAGCGGTTCCGCACCGCGGCCGATTTCTACGAGGCCGCCGGGTACGTGTACTGGGCCGGACACGCCCGCCGGCACGCCGCAGCCGGAATACCTGGGCTCGCCATCTGA
- a CDS encoding ArsR/SmtB family transcription factor, producing MTSDEVRRVTDARVLAALSHPLRRRLMDVLKVQGPSTASSLATATGQAVGNVSHHLRVLGDCGLLEEAPELARDRRERWWRLVTRSLSWSTEDFRDDPATAAVAEAAESLNLDHHTQQVRAWFAAPDEEKARWGQSAFSTDQWLHLTPEELQQVSDEIREVLDRWRDRPAGGDRRTVFVYAYGVPGKP from the coding sequence ATGACGAGTGATGAAGTGCGCCGCGTCACCGATGCCCGGGTGCTTGCGGCCCTGTCCCATCCACTGCGCCGCCGGCTGATGGACGTGCTGAAGGTGCAGGGCCCGTCGACCGCGAGCAGCCTGGCCACGGCCACCGGCCAGGCCGTCGGCAACGTCAGCCACCACCTGCGCGTCCTCGGCGACTGCGGCCTGCTCGAGGAGGCGCCCGAGCTGGCCCGCGACCGGCGGGAACGCTGGTGGCGGCTGGTCACCCGATCACTGAGCTGGTCCACCGAGGACTTCCGCGACGACCCGGCCACCGCCGCCGTCGCCGAGGCCGCCGAGTCGCTCAACCTCGACCATCACACGCAGCAGGTGCGGGCCTGGTTCGCCGCTCCCGACGAGGAGAAGGCGCGGTGGGGCCAGAGCGCGTTCTCGACCGACCAGTGGCTGCACCTCACTCCCGAGGAGTTGCAGCAGGTCAGCGACGAGATCCGCGAGGTGCTCGACCGCTGGCGGGACCGCCCCGCGGGCGGGGATCGCCGGACCGTTTTCGTGTACGCGTACGGCGTACCCGGAAAGCCGTGA